Proteins encoded together in one Drosophila albomicans strain 15112-1751.03 chromosome 2R, ASM965048v2, whole genome shotgun sequence window:
- the LOC117576793 gene encoding LOW QUALITY PROTEIN: uncharacterized protein LOC117576793 (The sequence of the model RefSeq protein was modified relative to this genomic sequence to represent the inferred CDS: substituted 1 base at 1 genomic stop codon) — translation MAFQRFVGRRGCPSRVHCDNATNFVGASRHLEELRRRVEAEENAVRDFASRSGCEFAFIPPRAPHFGGLWEAGVKSAKYLLLRTVGNALLTAEELQTVVVAVEAVLNSRPLGAVSHVPNDGEALTPGHLLVDGPLVAPAASRTPEQEGLSCLRRWRAVSSLKRAFWQRWSREYVLGLQARAKWDRLQPNLQIEELVVVAEDNQPPMQWMATIVITGEELRLPQVIDLRVDYTDRTPPYFLLQQPATQLAARPGETVVLECPGVGSPRPSAVWSSPNVPNIYHNRSRVLAYGLQITDVQPQDQGSYVCRLDNGIAPVLVHMIKLSVLERPRILRGPNSTLTNEGDALTLECDAIGHPQPHIYWLFNGEDASLDNETNIELNRLVIHHVQKWHAGVVQCFARNQLGETSEGNLLRVNPLQISGEDDQPLGNVPLRFDHEPSHGSSSSGSSSSSGSSSMTSSSRNKNKRKYMRVAELAEAAGHASTSATPAIVPLSKATGEDEQHSMYPVIAGVAGGGLLLLIATVVACLCLRRRSNAPLEANLXSLLDHIQADFVSSAVLGVAPHHNHKAGLSAKHEKEIIGSYSSSCIAISVLSKILMFFCCYLFLERNIYFLCLSIAISSPYIHIFQTRFRLVFEINFPSLLSYLLCPHFRSRSGSWSSSISRSLSVAVGVALSSVIRLRLPSQTERERNPVHTCVLQNRNVMELRFLPPPNGIASHASNPDQSSLAAAVAVAAAAVVVDIVDNDIDADAEAEADADSEHVEQTGASSSCETLEACDSATPIANAITTKAPSKPLPPLPLPKKTAAAKAQQQQVNNNALAVAAAAALHQPGLHHAQPYHAPGTPTMLQKRLQPASQMQAPPVPPHATYYSQKAAVATSGASPMLDQQRRTLERSVRNLQQPGGYGLEEALGTPTRIPSLRRQRRASGSQHNSHTNLNNHHHNNNNSSFYRNGEKLPQSELLSGAAGALVLNSVSAKDAGNYTCAATNVITGEELRLPQVIDLRVDYTDRTPPYFLLQQPATQLAARPGETVVLECPGVGSPRPSAVWSSPNVPNIYHNRSRVLAYGLQITDVQPQDQGSYVCRLDNGIAPVLVHMIKLSVLERPRILRGPNSTLTNEGDALTLDWQHCIYWLFNGEDASLDNETNIELNRLVIHHVQKWHAGVVQCFARNQLGEVSDKFLNDVA, via the exons ATGGCTTTCCAAAGGTTTGTTGGTCGAAGAGGATGCCCGAGCCGAGTCCATTGCGACAACGCGACGAACTTCGTCGGAGCAAGTCGCCATCTGGAGGAGCTAAGGAGGCGAGTCGAGGCCGAGGAGAACGCAGTTCGCGACTTCGCATCAAGAAGCGGATGCGAATTTGCGTTCATACCGCCGAGGGCTCCTCACTTCGGAGGACTATGGGAGGCAGGTGTGAAGTCTGCAAAGTACCTACTCCTACGCACGGTGGGCAACGCCCTGCTCACGGCCGAGGAGCTGCAGACAGTGGTCGTGGCGGTCGAGGCGGTGCTCAACTCCCGCCCGCTAGGAGCCGTGAGCCACGTCCCCAACGACGGCGAGGCGCTAACCCCAGGGCATCTACTGGTGGACGGTCCACTGGTGGCACCGGCAGCATCGCGGACCCCGGAACAggagggtctgagttgcttaaGGCGATGGCGAGCTGTCTCGTCGCTCAAGCGAGCGTTCTGGCAGCGATGGTCCCGGGAGTATGTGCTGGGCCTGCAGGCACGGGCCAAGTGGGACCGGTTGCAGCCAAATCTGCAAATCGAAgagctcgtcgtcgtcgcagaaGACAACCAGCCGCCGATGCAGTGGATG gCCACAATTGTGATAACGGGCGAGGAGTTGCGTCTGCCGCAGGTGATTGATTTGCGTGTCGATTACACGGATCGTACACCGCCGTATTTCCTGCTCCAACAGCCGGCCACACAGCTTGCCGCTCGTCCCGGCGAGACCGTTGTGCTCGAGTGTCCGGGCGTTGGTTCGCCGCGTCCCAGCGCCGTGTGGAGCAGCCCCAATGTGCCCAACATCTATCACAATCGATCGCGTGTGCTTGCCTATGGACTCCAAATCACCGATGTCCAGCCCCAAGATCAGGGCTCGTATGTGTGCCGCCTGGACAATGGCATTGCACCGGTGCTGGTTCACATGATCAAGCTGAGCGTGCTGGAGCGTCCGCGCATTCTGCGTGGCCCCAACTCGACGCTGACCAACGAGGGTGATGCTCTCACACTTGAGTGCGATGCCATCGGACATCCCCAGCCGCACATCTATTGGCTGTTCAACGGCGAGGATGCCAGCTTGGATAACGAGACGAACATCGAGCTCAATCGCCTTGTCATCCATCATGTGCAAAAGTGGCACGCGGGCGTCGTTCAATGTTTTGCCCGCAATCAGTTGGGCGAG ACCAGCGAAGGAAATTTGTTGCGTGTGAATCCGTTGCAGATAAGCGGCGAAGACGATCAACCGCTGGGCAATGTTCCATTGCGCTTTGATCACGAACCCAGCCATGGATCCTCCTCATCCGGATCTTCGTCCTCTTCTGGCTCCTCGTCGATGACGTCATCGTcacgcaacaaaaacaagcgcAAATATATGAGAGTTG cAGAATTAGCAGAAGCTGCTGGACACGCATCAACATCCGCCACGCCCGCCATTGTGCCGCTATCGAAGGCAACTGGGGAGGATGAGCAGCATTCCATGTATCCGGTAATTGCAGGCGTCGCTGGCGGTGGCCTTCTGCTGCTCATTGCCACAGTGGTTGCATGTTTGTGCCTGCGACGACGCAGCAACGCGCCACTTGAGG CAAATCTCTAATCTCTCTTGGATCACATTCAAGCGGATTTTGTTAGCTCCGCCGTGCTGGGCGTGGCACCGCATCACAATCACAAGGCTGGCCTCT CGGCCAAAcatgaaaaagaaattataggCAGCTAT TCCAGTTCTTGTATTGCTATCTCTGTCTTAAGCAAAATACTTATGTTTTTCTGTTGCTATCTCTTTCTAGaacgaaatatttattttctttgtttgtcgATAGCAATTTCTTCtccatatattcatatttttcaaacTCGATTTCGATTAGtctttgaaattaattttcctTCTTTGTTGTCGTATTTGCTGTGTCCGcactttcgctctcgctctggTTCGTGGTCTTCTTCtatctcccgctctctctctgtcgctgttggtgttgctctGTCTTCCGTTATTCGTCTTCGTTTGCCCAGCCAaactgaaagagagagaaatccCGTCCATACGTGTGTGTTGCAGAATCGTAATGTGATGGAGCTGCGCTTCCTCCCCCCGCCCAATGGCATCGCCAGCCACGCCTCCAATCCGGATCAATCGAGTCTCGCGgccgctgttgcagttgcagctgcggCTGTTGTCGTTGATATCGTCGACAATGATATCGATGCGGATGCCGAAGCCGAAGCGGATGCGGACAGTGAGCATGTGGAACAGACGGGCGCTTCATCCTCTTGCGAGACCTTGGAGGCTTGCGACTCGGCCACGCCCATCGCCAACGCCATCACAACGAAGGCGCCCAGCAAGCCGCTGccaccgctgccgctgcccaAGAAAACGGCGGCAGCCAaggcacaacagcagcaagtaaac AACAATGCTTTGGCTgttgcggcagctgctgcgttGCATCAACCAGGACTGCATCATGCGCAGCCGTATCATGCCCCAGGCACGCCCACCATGCTGCAGAAGCGTCTGCAGCCAGCGTCGCAGATGCAAGCGCCTCCTGTGCCGCCGCATGCCACATACTACTCGCAAAAGGCGGCAGTGGCAACAAGTGGCGCCTCGCCTATGCTGGATCAACAGCGACGCACGCTGGAACGCAGTGTgcgcaacttgcaacagc caggcggcTATGGACTCGAGGAGGCGTTGGGTACGCCCACGCGCATACCATCGCTGCGACGGCAGCGACGTGCGTCGGGCAGTCAGCACAACAGTCACACCAATCTCAACAATCatcaccacaacaacaacaacagcag TTTCTATCGCAACGGCGAGAAGTTGCCGCAGTCCGAGCTGCTCTCAGGCGCTGCTGGCGCTTTGGTGCTCAACTCTGTGAGCGCCAAGGATGCGGGCAATTATACGTGCGCGGCCACAAATGTGATTACGGGCGAGGAGTTGCGTCTGCCGCAGGTGATTGATTTGCGTGTCGATTACACGGATCGTACACCGCCGTATTTCCTGCTCCAACAGCCGGCCACACAGCTTGCCGCTCGTCCCGGCGAGACCGTTGTGCTCGAGTGTCCGGGCGTTGGTTCGCCGCGTCCCAGCGCCGTGTGGAGCAGCCCCAATGTGCCCAACATCTATCACAATCGATCGCGTGTGCTTGCCTATGGACTCCAAATCACCGATGTCCAGCCCCAAGATCAGGGCTCGTATGTGTGCCGCCTGGACAATGGCATTGCACCGGTGCTGGTTCACATGATCAAGCTGAGCGTGCTGGAGCGTCCGCGCATTCTGCGTGGCCCCAACTCGACGCTGACCAACGAGGGTGATGCTCTCACACTTGA ttggcagcactgcatCTATTGGCTGTTCAACGGCGAGGATGCCAGCTTGGATAACGAGACGAACATCGAGCTCAATCGCCTTGTCATCCATCATGTGCAAAAGTGGCACGCGGGCGTCGTTCAATGTTTTGCCCGCAATCAGTTGGGCGAGGTGAGTGACAAGTTCCTTAATGATGTGGCTTAA
- the LOC117576787 gene encoding zinc finger protein 675-like produces the protein MNDDEADPRNCRTCNVLTTRYLSLYEPYTHAGELTTVAALLSNCANLEILQSERFLPRHMCDQCVELLLQFCDFQRMVLRTDFKLRKRHAHTQRKVNAPQLSKCLTEQQIEEDAAATADEYVYVLEETVDSIVSEQRLDSASPKVELFEVDFEPEEKYVEKQHEQEEEETSIATVKTEESNVKQRSQHRRKSYNPALQCPMCSMQLSTSNSFKYHMQLHGEDRPYVCNICGDSFKTRNAYDGHARLHNPNNPNKCRTCGKTYRQASSLRSHLLSYTDVKPFTCDICGKGLTQKSGYKKHMLAHTGENPHTCDSCGRSFRYSSNLIAHKRSHSRKVGAVDQQKEQLE, from the coding sequence ATGAATGACGACGAAGCGGATCCACGCAATTGTCGAACCTGCAATGTATTAACCACCCGCTACTTATCGCTATACGAGCCCTACACCCATGCCGGCGAACTGACAACGGTAGCAGCGCTGCTGAGCAACTGCGCCAACTTGGAGATTTTACAATCGGAGCGCTTTCTGCCCAGGCACATGTGCGATCAATGTGTGGAGCTACTACTGCAGTTCTGCGACTTCCAACGCATGGTATTGCGCACAGATTTCAAGCTACGCAAACGTCATGCCCATACCCAGAGAAAAGTGAATGCGCCGCAGTTGTCCAAGTGTTTGACAGAGCAGCAAATAGAGGAGGATGCGGCTGCCACTGCGGAtgaatatgtgtatgtgctgGAGGAGACCGTCGACAGCATAGTGTCCGAACAGCGTCTCGATAGCGCGTCGCCCAAAGTGGAACTGTTTGAGGTTGACTTTGAGCCCGAAGAGAAGTATGTAGAGAAACAGCACGAACAAGAGGAGGAAGAAACTTCAATAGCAACAGTGAAGACAGAGGAAAGCAATGTCAAACAACGTTCCCAGCATCGACGCAAATCCTATAATCCCGCTCTACAATGCCCGATGTGCAGCATGCAGCTGAGCACGAGTAACTCCTTTAAATATCACATGCAATTGCATGGCGAGGATCGTCCCTATGTGTGCAACATTTGCGGCGATTCATTCAAGACACGCAACGCATACGATGGCCATGCAAGGCTCCACAATCCCAACAATCCCAACAAATGTCGCACGTGCGGTAAAACGTATCGTCAGGCCTCTTCGCTGCGTTCCCATCTCTTGAGCTACACCGATGTCAAGCCCTTCACCTGCGACATATGCGGAAAGGGTTTAACACAGAAGTCCGGCTACAAGAAGCACATGCTGGCGCACACGGGCGAAAATCCGCACACCTGCGACAGCTGTGGACGCAGCTTCCGCTACTCCAGCAATTTGATTGCCCACAAACGTTCGCATTCCCGCAAAGTTGGTGCCGTCGATCAACAAAAGGAGCAGCTCGAATAA